Proteins from a genomic interval of Micromonospora sp. NBC_00389:
- a CDS encoding response regulator transcription factor, with protein MASVLLVEDDHVVRGAMLRSLADRGHAVHAVGTALDALRRVAAETPDLVVLDLGLPDLDGSDALRMLRGITDVPIIIATARDDEQSVVKLLRAGADDYMVKPFTGAHLDARITTVLRRAGRASRTVQPAVHTVSGLRVDVGERSALLDGEPLALTRKEFDLLAYLAARPGRVVSRRELLEEVWRQPSVGEDQTIDVHLYWLRRKMGESAAKPRYLRTVRGVGFRLVAPD; from the coding sequence GTGGCCTCCGTGCTCCTGGTCGAAGATGATCACGTCGTACGCGGCGCGATGCTCCGTTCCCTCGCCGACCGGGGGCACGCCGTGCACGCCGTGGGCACAGCACTGGACGCCCTGCGCCGGGTCGCCGCGGAGACACCCGACCTGGTGGTGCTGGACCTCGGCCTGCCCGACCTGGACGGCTCGGACGCGCTGCGGATGCTGCGCGGCATCACCGACGTCCCGATCATCATCGCCACCGCCCGGGACGACGAGCAGTCGGTGGTCAAGCTGCTGCGCGCCGGCGCCGACGACTACATGGTCAAGCCGTTCACCGGCGCGCACCTGGACGCCCGGATCACCACCGTGCTGCGCCGCGCCGGGCGGGCCAGCCGGACCGTGCAGCCCGCGGTACACACCGTCAGTGGGCTGCGGGTGGACGTCGGCGAGCGCAGCGCGCTGCTCGACGGGGAGCCGCTGGCGCTGACCCGCAAGGAATTCGACCTGCTGGCGTATCTCGCCGCACGACCCGGGCGGGTAGTGTCCCGCCGGGAGCTCTTGGAGGAGGTATGGCGGCAGCCATCGGTCGGCGAGGATCAGACCATCGACGTTCACCTGTACTGGCTCCGCCGAAAGATGGGCGAGTCCGCGGCGAAGCCGCGCTACCTGCGCACCGTGCGGGGGGTCGGGTTCCGGTTGGTGGCTCCGGACTGA
- a CDS encoding ADP-ribosylglycohydrolase family protein, with amino-acid sequence MSFTLFADARLALARDSLAGLSTGDALGAQYFLPGSQPADLAAGPLPPAPWEWTDDTEMACSVLAELAESGGIDRDRLALAFAERCATRRGYGSGAMLILRLIRTGTPWPVAAASAFDGQGSCGNGAAMRVGPLGAYFADSTTRAAAQARASAEVTHAHPEGIAGAVAVAVAAALAARARLDGHRPAPERLLAGIAAQIDSGTEVHRSVNRAAGLLGRPLPRVVAALGNGSRVTAQDTVGFTLWVAATHLDDYPTAIRVCVQAGGDVDTTSAIVGAVVAAYTGVGTPGGVPEPWLAAREPLPTWAP; translated from the coding sequence ATGTCCTTCACTCTGTTCGCCGACGCCCGCCTGGCGCTCGCCCGGGACAGCCTCGCCGGCCTCTCGACCGGCGACGCGCTCGGCGCGCAGTACTTCCTGCCGGGGTCGCAACCGGCGGATCTCGCCGCCGGCCCCTTGCCGCCGGCGCCCTGGGAGTGGACCGACGACACCGAGATGGCGTGCTCGGTCCTCGCCGAGCTGGCCGAGTCCGGCGGCATCGACCGGGACCGACTGGCGCTGGCGTTCGCCGAGCGCTGCGCGACACGGCGGGGCTACGGCTCGGGCGCGATGCTGATCCTGCGGCTGATCCGCACCGGCACCCCGTGGCCGGTGGCCGCCGCGTCCGCCTTCGACGGCCAGGGCTCCTGCGGCAACGGCGCGGCGATGCGGGTCGGCCCGCTGGGCGCGTACTTCGCCGACTCGACCACCCGCGCCGCCGCGCAGGCCCGCGCCTCGGCCGAGGTGACCCACGCGCACCCGGAGGGGATCGCTGGTGCGGTCGCGGTGGCGGTCGCCGCCGCACTGGCTGCGCGGGCCCGCCTCGACGGGCACCGACCGGCCCCGGAGCGGCTGCTCGCCGGGATCGCCGCCCAGATCGACTCGGGCACCGAGGTGCACCGGAGTGTGAATCGGGCGGCTGGGCTGCTCGGCCGCCCACTGCCCCGGGTGGTCGCGGCGCTCGGCAACGGCTCCCGGGTGACCGCCCAGGACACCGTCGGGTTCACGCTCTGGGTGGCCGCCACCCACCTGGACGACTACCCGACGGCGATCCGGGTCTGCGTGCAGGCCGGCGGGGATGTGGACACCACATCCGCCATCGTCGGGGCGGTGGTGGCCGCGTACACCGGCGTCGGAACGCCCGGTGGTGTGCCCGAGCCGTGGCTGGCCGCTCGCGAGCCGCTACCCACCTGGGCGCCCTGA
- a CDS encoding DUF1775 domain-containing protein yields MASTHGGGRRQRIAAVTALTAAGLLLGWPGTAHAADVTTTPTEARQGDAVRLEFTVPEERAGTTTRQIEVRLPADAPVAEVYPMSVTGWAPRISSRTLDKPVAGIHSTGVSTVTTGVTWIRVGKGEPGPARLALSMGPLPQAERLTFEVVQTYADGTVVRWADASGAHRAPVLTLLPAAAGAAGPVGHGGHGAPAAGAGANPGVDAEPAADGAGEESGSADGMLAAGLLAGLGGGAAIGWLVSRWRRRDPAERAALAEVTGGADDTAAPADPTPAAPGTAGPDAAAPADTEPATTAPDATAPAGAEPATAGTPVRAG; encoded by the coding sequence ATGGCGAGCACGCACGGCGGTGGCCGTCGGCAGCGGATCGCGGCGGTGACCGCGCTGACCGCCGCCGGGCTGCTGCTCGGATGGCCCGGCACGGCGCACGCGGCGGACGTGACGACCACTCCGACCGAGGCCCGGCAGGGCGACGCGGTGCGGCTGGAGTTCACCGTGCCGGAGGAGCGCGCCGGCACCACGACCCGCCAGATCGAGGTCCGGTTGCCGGCCGACGCGCCGGTGGCCGAGGTCTACCCGATGTCGGTGACCGGCTGGGCTCCCCGGATCAGCTCCCGCACCCTGGACAAGCCGGTGGCCGGCATCCACTCCACCGGGGTGAGCACGGTGACCACCGGGGTGACCTGGATCCGGGTCGGCAAGGGCGAGCCCGGCCCGGCCCGGCTTGCGCTGTCCATGGGTCCGCTGCCGCAGGCCGAGCGGCTCACCTTCGAGGTGGTCCAGACGTACGCCGACGGCACGGTGGTCCGCTGGGCGGACGCCAGCGGCGCCCACCGGGCCCCGGTGCTCACCCTGCTGCCAGCGGCGGCCGGCGCGGCCGGCCCCGTCGGGCACGGTGGGCACGGCGCCCCGGCGGCCGGCGCGGGGGCCAACCCCGGCGTCGACGCGGAGCCGGCGGCGGACGGCGCGGGCGAGGAGTCGGGCAGCGCCGACGGGATGCTGGCCGCCGGGCTGCTGGCCGGACTGGGCGGCGGCGCGGCGATCGGCTGGCTGGTCAGCCGGTGGCGCCGGCGCGACCCGGCCGAGCGCGCGGCGCTGGCCGAGGTGACCGGCGGAGCAGACGACACGGCCGCACCGGCCGACCCGACGCCGGCGGCACCGGGTACGGCGGGGCCCGATGCCGCAGCACCCGCCGACACCGAGCCCGCCACGACGGCGCCCGATGCCACGGCACCCGCCGGCGCGGAGCCCGCCACGGCCGGCACCCCGGTCCGCGCCGGCTGA
- the thrS gene encoding threonine--tRNA ligase → MSAPRTPAVADPVVVAAGTTAADAVAAAGLPANGPKAIVVVRDPEGRLRDLDWSPAEETVVEPVSLDSPDGLTVLRHSTAHVLAQAVQDIFPEAKLGIGPPIENGFYYDFDVDKPFQPDDLGKVEKRMQEIVKSGQRFRRRRFGSLDEARAELADEPFKLELIEVKGEGLDTDEVMEVGGGELTIYDNLDAKEDKVCWSDLCRGPHLPNTRLIGAFKLMRSAAAYWRGSEKNPQLQRVYGTAWPTRDELKAYLKLLEEAARRDHRKLGADLDLFSFPDEIGSGLAVFHPKGGIIRREMEHYSRRRHEEAGYEFVNTPHITKAQLFHTSGHLPYYADTMFPPMQLEGADYYLKAMNCPMHNLIFRSRGRSYRELPLRLFEFGTVYRYEKSGVVHGLTRVRGLTQDDSHIYCTREQMAGELSTLLSFVLDLLRDYGLDDFYLELSTRDDSPKFIGSDEDWAEATEALRSTAATSGLELVPDPGGAAFYGPKISVQARDAIGRTWQMSTIQVDLNQPERFELEYQAADGTRQRPVMIHRALFGSIERFFGVLTEHYAGAFPAWLAPVQVVGIPIREDHTDYLHGFVAALRAEGIRAQVDAGDDRMQKKIRTAQQQKIPFMVIAGDDDVAAGTVSFRYRDGSQRNGVPIAEAVSHVLDVVTSRTNIGPSAAAE, encoded by the coding sequence GTGTCCGCACCCCGTACCCCCGCCGTGGCCGACCCCGTCGTCGTCGCCGCCGGGACCACGGCGGCCGACGCGGTGGCCGCGGCCGGACTGCCCGCGAACGGCCCCAAGGCGATCGTCGTGGTCCGCGACCCGGAGGGTCGACTGCGCGACCTGGACTGGTCGCCGGCCGAGGAGACCGTCGTCGAGCCGGTCAGCCTGGATTCGCCCGACGGGCTCACCGTGCTGCGCCACTCCACCGCGCACGTGCTCGCCCAGGCCGTGCAGGACATCTTCCCCGAGGCCAAGCTGGGCATCGGGCCGCCGATCGAGAACGGCTTCTACTACGACTTCGACGTCGACAAGCCGTTCCAGCCCGACGACCTCGGCAAGGTCGAGAAGCGGATGCAGGAGATCGTCAAGTCCGGGCAGCGGTTCCGCCGCCGCCGCTTCGGCAGCCTGGACGAGGCCCGCGCCGAGTTGGCCGACGAGCCCTTCAAGCTGGAGTTGATCGAGGTCAAGGGCGAGGGCCTGGACACCGACGAGGTGATGGAGGTCGGCGGCGGCGAGCTGACGATCTACGACAACCTCGACGCCAAGGAGGACAAGGTCTGCTGGTCGGACCTGTGCCGGGGCCCGCACCTGCCGAACACCCGGCTGATCGGCGCGTTCAAGCTGATGCGCTCCGCCGCCGCGTACTGGCGCGGGTCGGAGAAGAACCCGCAGCTCCAGCGGGTGTACGGCACCGCGTGGCCGACCCGCGACGAGCTGAAGGCGTACCTGAAGCTGCTGGAGGAGGCCGCCCGGCGCGACCACCGCAAGCTCGGCGCGGACCTGGACCTGTTCAGCTTCCCCGACGAGATCGGCTCCGGCCTGGCGGTCTTCCACCCCAAGGGCGGCATCATCCGCCGGGAGATGGAGCACTACTCGCGGCGGCGGCACGAGGAGGCGGGGTACGAGTTCGTCAACACCCCGCACATCACCAAGGCGCAGCTCTTCCACACCTCCGGGCACCTGCCGTACTACGCGGACACGATGTTCCCTCCCATGCAGCTGGAGGGCGCGGACTACTACCTCAAGGCGATGAACTGCCCGATGCACAACCTGATCTTCAGGTCGCGCGGGCGGTCGTACCGGGAGCTGCCGCTGCGGCTGTTCGAGTTCGGCACGGTCTACCGGTACGAGAAGTCCGGCGTCGTGCACGGCCTGACCCGGGTCCGGGGCCTGACCCAGGACGACTCGCACATCTACTGCACCCGCGAGCAGATGGCCGGCGAGCTGTCCACGCTGCTCAGCTTCGTGCTGGACCTGCTGCGCGACTACGGGCTGGACGACTTCTACCTGGAGCTGTCCACCCGGGATGACTCGCCCAAGTTCATCGGCAGCGACGAGGACTGGGCGGAGGCGACCGAGGCGCTGCGCAGCACCGCCGCCACCTCCGGCCTGGAGCTGGTGCCCGACCCGGGCGGTGCGGCGTTCTACGGTCCGAAGATCTCCGTGCAGGCCCGGGACGCGATCGGCCGGACCTGGCAGATGTCCACCATCCAGGTCGACCTCAACCAGCCGGAGCGGTTCGAGCTGGAGTACCAGGCCGCCGACGGAACCCGGCAGCGACCCGTCATGATCCACCGGGCGCTGTTCGGCTCGATCGAGCGGTTCTTCGGGGTGCTGACCGAGCACTACGCGGGGGCGTTCCCGGCCTGGCTGGCCCCGGTGCAGGTGGTCGGCATCCCGATCCGCGAGGACCACACCGACTACCTGCACGGCTTCGTCGCGGCGCTGCGGGCCGAGGGGATCCGGGCGCAGGTCGATGCGGGTGACGACCGGATGCAGAAGAAGATCCGGACCGCCCAGCAGCAGAAGATCCCGTTCATGGTGATCGCCGGCGACGATGACGTGGCCGCCGGCACGGTCTCCTTCCGTTACCGCGACGGCTCCCAGCGCAACGGGGTGCCGATCGCCGAGGCGGTGTCGCACGTCCTCGACGTGGTGACGTCCCGTACGAACATCGGCCCCTCCGCCGCCGCGGAGTAG
- a CDS encoding D-Ala-D-Ala carboxypeptidase family metallohydrolase yields the protein MIRRLGRFLAALALTAATTVAGFTVSAGPAHADGCYTWGRALSQGMTGEDVRQLQIRVAGYPGYGAVLTLDGSYGPATRSAVIRFQQAYGLSADGVAGPQTFNRLYALQDDDCTPVNFSYAELNNCNSTWAGGAVSASTARFNALVSMWKLQALRHALGDVSIAISSSFRSYACNSAVGGASNSRHLYGDGVDLVGSPSFCRLAQQARYHGFGQILGPGYPDHNDHTHVAAVGGWSAPNCGI from the coding sequence ATGATCCGACGGCTCGGCAGGTTCCTCGCGGCACTTGCGCTGACCGCCGCCACCACAGTGGCCGGCTTCACCGTCTCCGCCGGCCCGGCGCACGCCGACGGCTGCTACACCTGGGGTCGCGCCCTGTCCCAGGGGATGACCGGCGAGGACGTCCGGCAACTCCAGATCCGGGTCGCCGGCTACCCCGGCTACGGCGCCGTGCTCACCCTCGACGGCTCGTACGGTCCGGCCACCCGGTCCGCGGTGATCCGCTTCCAGCAGGCGTACGGGCTGAGCGCGGACGGCGTCGCCGGCCCGCAGACCTTCAACCGGCTGTACGCGCTGCAGGACGACGACTGCACCCCGGTCAACTTCAGCTATGCCGAGCTGAACAACTGCAACAGCACCTGGGCCGGCGGCGCGGTCTCGGCGAGCACCGCGCGGTTCAACGCGCTCGTCTCGATGTGGAAGCTCCAGGCCCTGCGGCACGCCCTCGGGGACGTGTCCATCGCGATCAGCAGCAGCTTCCGCAGCTATGCCTGCAACAGCGCGGTCGGCGGGGCGTCAAACAGCCGGCACCTGTATGGCGACGGGGTGGACCTGGTCGGGTCCCCGTCGTTCTGCCGGCTGGCCCAGCAGGCCCGCTACCACGGCTTCGGGCAGATCCTCGGCCCCGGCTACCCGGACCACAACGACCACACCCACGTGGCGGCGGTCGGCGGCTGGTCGGCGCCGAACTGCGGCATCTGA
- a CDS encoding HIT family protein, which yields MADGQERLWTPHRMTYISGEDRPAEGYEKPTGCPFCRGPGLPPEESLVVARGEHVFAVLNLYPYNPGHLLVCPYRHVADYTELDVAETIELASYTQTAMRVIRKVSNAHGFNLGMNQGGVAGAGIAAHLHQHVVPRWGGDANFMPVIGRTKVLPQLLGDTRDLIARAWPS from the coding sequence ATGGCGGACGGCCAGGAGCGGCTCTGGACGCCGCACCGGATGACCTACATCTCCGGCGAGGACCGCCCGGCCGAGGGCTACGAGAAGCCCACCGGCTGCCCGTTCTGCCGGGGCCCCGGGCTGCCGCCCGAGGAGAGCCTCGTGGTGGCCCGCGGCGAGCACGTGTTCGCGGTGCTCAACCTCTACCCGTACAACCCGGGGCACCTGCTGGTCTGCCCGTACCGGCACGTCGCCGACTACACCGAGCTCGACGTCGCGGAGACCATCGAGCTGGCGTCGTACACCCAGACCGCGATGCGGGTGATCCGCAAGGTGAGCAACGCGCACGGCTTCAACCTGGGGATGAACCAGGGCGGGGTGGCCGGCGCCGGCATCGCAGCGCACCTGCACCAGCACGTCGTGCCGCGCTGGGGCGGCGACGCGAACTTCATGCCGGTGATCGGCCGGACCAAGGTCCTGCCGCAACTGCTCGGCGACACCCGCGACCTGATCGCCCGCGCCTGGCCGTCCTGA
- a CDS encoding aldo/keto reductase, producing the protein MAVTTRTLGRSGIEVSALGMGCWAIGGPWAEGTQPLGWGAVDDDESARAVRRALDLGVTLFDTADTYGAGHGERVLGRALAGRRDEAVIATKWGYTFDEASRQATGEDASPAYLRRAVTDSLRRLDTDRIDLYQLHLADLPVPRAEALIGTCEDLVTEGLIRAYGWSTDRPDRATAFGHAAAGATAVQHTLSVLRDAPELLAVCDKYDLASVNRGPLGMGLLTGKYSAASTLPRDDVRGLTPGWLEWFRGGRPAPEWLRRVGAVRAALTADGRTLTQGALGWIWARSGRTIPIPGCRTVAQVEENAAALHLGPLPPDQFAEVERQLAALRTAALRDADRPHWPRPTHPTTHP; encoded by the coding sequence ATGGCAGTCACGACACGGACGTTGGGGCGCAGCGGCATCGAGGTCAGCGCCCTCGGCATGGGGTGCTGGGCGATCGGCGGCCCCTGGGCGGAGGGCACCCAGCCGCTGGGCTGGGGCGCGGTCGACGACGACGAGTCGGCCCGAGCGGTACGCCGGGCGCTCGACCTGGGCGTCACCCTCTTCGACACCGCCGACACCTACGGCGCCGGGCACGGGGAGCGGGTGCTCGGCCGGGCGCTCGCCGGCCGACGCGACGAGGCCGTGATCGCCACCAAATGGGGCTACACCTTCGACGAGGCGAGCCGGCAGGCAACCGGGGAGGACGCGTCGCCGGCATACCTGCGGCGGGCGGTGACCGACTCGCTGCGCCGGCTGGACACCGACCGGATCGACCTCTACCAACTGCACCTGGCCGACCTGCCGGTGCCCCGGGCGGAAGCCCTGATCGGCACCTGCGAGGACCTGGTGACCGAAGGCCTCATCCGGGCGTACGGGTGGAGCACCGATCGCCCCGACCGGGCCACCGCGTTCGGGCACGCCGCCGCCGGTGCCACCGCCGTGCAGCACACCCTGTCGGTGCTGCGCGACGCCCCCGAGCTGCTCGCCGTCTGCGACAAGTACGACCTGGCCAGCGTCAACCGGGGGCCGCTGGGGATGGGGCTGCTCACCGGCAAGTACTCGGCCGCCTCGACGCTGCCCCGCGACGACGTGCGCGGGCTGACCCCGGGCTGGCTGGAGTGGTTCCGCGGTGGCCGGCCGGCACCGGAGTGGCTGCGCCGGGTCGGGGCGGTACGCGCCGCGCTCACCGCCGACGGGCGCACCCTGACGCAGGGGGCGCTGGGCTGGATCTGGGCGCGCAGTGGGCGCACCATCCCGATCCCCGGCTGCCGTACCGTCGCCCAGGTCGAGGAGAACGCCGCCGCTCTGCACCTGGGTCCACTGCCGCCGGACCAGTTCGCCGAGGTGGAGCGCCAGCTGGCCGCCCTACGTACCGCCGCCCTTCGGGACGCCGACCGCCCCCACTGGCCCCGCCCCACCCACCCCACCACGCACCCCTGA
- a CDS encoding elongation factor G-like protein EF-G2, with product MAQKSQEKGPTGGTPVVTEPGTVRNVVLVGHSGAGKTTLVEALLAATGTISRAGNVVDGTTVGDHDPAAVRQQRSVSLSCAPLLHDDIKVNLLDTPGYADFVGELRAGLRAADAALFVVSAVDGMDAATAALWEECAAVDMPRAVAVTRLDHPRADFDNAVALCQRVFGDNVMPLYLPMLGDDGVSTVGLLGLITRRVFDYTAGLPADVRDPDPEHQPAIDESRNELIEGIIAESEDETLMDRYLDGEEIGTEVLIEDLEKAVARGHFYPVMPVCAETGVGLDALLEVLTAAFPSPLEHELPAVTGVDGSPRPPLTCDPDGPLVAEVVKTTVDRHVGRVSLVRVFSGTLRPDQTVHVSGHGMAERGHPDHDADERVGHIYTPLGATLREVSLCVAGDICAITKSGSAETGDTISAKDDPLLIAPWEMPEPLLPVAIVARSRADEDALARNLARLVAGDPTLRLERNPETHQLVLWCMGEAHADVVLDRLRAGGVELDTEPVRVSLRETLTVPAKGHGRHVKQSGGHGQYAVCDIEVEPLPRGGGFEFVDRVVGGAVPHNYIPSVEKGVRAQLERGLVAGQPVVDLRVTLVDGKAHSVDSSDAAFQTAGAMALRDAAERGQPALLEPIDEVTIRVPDGSVGAVMGDLSGRRARVLGTEPDQDVEGRTLVRAEVPASELLRYAVELRSMTAGTGTFRRHFVRHDPMPAHLADQARKEQTP from the coding sequence ATGGCGCAGAAAAGTCAGGAGAAGGGTCCCACCGGCGGCACGCCGGTGGTGACGGAACCCGGCACGGTTCGCAACGTGGTGCTCGTCGGGCACTCCGGAGCGGGCAAGACGACCCTGGTCGAGGCGTTGCTCGCGGCGACCGGCACGATCAGCCGGGCCGGCAACGTGGTGGACGGCACCACGGTCGGCGACCACGACCCGGCGGCCGTCCGCCAGCAGCGCTCGGTGAGCCTGTCCTGTGCGCCCCTGCTGCACGACGACATCAAGGTCAACCTGCTCGACACCCCCGGGTACGCCGACTTCGTCGGTGAGTTGCGCGCCGGCCTGCGGGCCGCCGACGCCGCGCTCTTCGTCGTCTCCGCCGTCGACGGGATGGACGCGGCCACCGCGGCGCTCTGGGAGGAGTGCGCGGCGGTCGACATGCCCCGGGCCGTCGCGGTCACGCGGCTGGACCACCCACGCGCCGACTTCGACAACGCGGTGGCGCTCTGCCAGCGGGTCTTCGGCGACAACGTGATGCCGCTCTACCTGCCGATGCTCGGCGACGACGGAGTCTCCACCGTCGGCCTGCTCGGCCTGATCACCCGCCGGGTCTTCGACTACACCGCCGGGCTTCCCGCAGACGTACGCGATCCGGACCCGGAGCACCAGCCGGCCATCGACGAGTCCCGCAACGAGCTGATCGAGGGGATCATCGCCGAGAGCGAAGACGAAACCCTGATGGACCGCTACCTCGACGGCGAGGAGATCGGCACCGAGGTGCTCATCGAGGACCTGGAGAAGGCGGTCGCCAGGGGCCACTTCTACCCGGTGATGCCGGTCTGCGCGGAGACCGGCGTCGGGCTGGACGCGCTGCTGGAGGTGCTGACCGCCGCGTTCCCGTCGCCGCTGGAGCACGAACTGCCGGCGGTGACCGGCGTGGACGGCTCACCGCGCCCGCCGCTGACCTGTGACCCGGACGGGCCGCTGGTCGCCGAGGTGGTCAAGACCACCGTCGACCGGCACGTCGGGCGGGTCTCGCTGGTCCGGGTCTTCTCCGGCACCCTGCGCCCCGACCAGACCGTGCACGTCTCCGGGCACGGCATGGCTGAGCGCGGGCACCCCGACCACGACGCCGACGAGCGGGTCGGCCACATCTACACCCCGCTGGGCGCCACCCTGCGCGAGGTGTCGCTCTGCGTGGCCGGCGACATCTGCGCGATCACCAAGTCGGGCAGCGCCGAGACCGGCGACACCATCTCGGCCAAGGACGACCCGCTGCTGATCGCGCCGTGGGAGATGCCGGAGCCGCTGCTGCCGGTGGCGATCGTCGCCAGGAGCCGCGCCGACGAGGACGCGTTGGCCCGCAACCTGGCCCGACTGGTCGCCGGTGACCCCACGCTGCGGCTGGAGCGCAACCCGGAGACCCACCAGCTGGTGCTCTGGTGCATGGGCGAGGCGCACGCGGACGTGGTGCTGGACCGGCTGCGGGCCGGCGGCGTGGAGCTGGACACCGAGCCGGTCCGGGTGTCACTGCGCGAGACGCTGACCGTGCCGGCGAAGGGGCACGGCCGGCACGTCAAGCAGTCCGGCGGCCACGGCCAGTACGCGGTCTGCGACATCGAGGTGGAGCCGCTACCCCGGGGCGGCGGCTTCGAGTTCGTCGACCGGGTGGTCGGCGGCGCCGTGCCCCACAACTACATCCCGTCGGTGGAGAAGGGCGTCCGCGCCCAACTGGAGCGCGGCCTGGTCGCCGGCCAACCGGTGGTGGACCTGCGGGTGACCCTGGTCGACGGAAAGGCGCACAGCGTCGACTCCTCCGATGCGGCCTTCCAGACCGCTGGCGCCATGGCGCTGCGCGACGCCGCCGAGCGGGGCCAGCCGGCGCTGCTGGAGCCGATCGACGAGGTGACTATCCGGGTGCCGGACGGCTCGGTGGGCGCCGTGATGGGCGACCTGTCCGGCCGGCGCGCCCGGGTGCTCGGCACCGAGCCGGACCAGGACGTCGAGGGCCGCACCCTGGTCCGCGCCGAGGTGCCGGCCAGCGAGCTGCTCCGCTACGCCGTCGAGCTGCGCTCGATGACCGCCGGCACCGGCACCTTCCGCCGCCACTTCGTCCGCCACGACCCCATGCCCGCCCACCTGGCCGACCAGGCCCGCAAGGAACAAACCCCCTAA
- the pgsA gene encoding phosphatidylinositol phosphate synthase: MAKIFQVSARAGMTRVVEPIARALLRAGVTPNAVTVTGTVGVLVGALGFGARGHLVAGALIVTFFALTDLLDGTMARMSGGSTRFGAFLDSSMDRVADSAVFGAVAYWLATQNDHSGVAAALLCLAAGGLVSYVKARAEGLGMTCNVGIAERTERLLIVGVGGILTGVGVDPALEIALWLLAAVSIFTVGQRMAHVYRQAQQLQPDGQA; encoded by the coding sequence ATGGCGAAGATCTTCCAAGTGTCGGCCCGCGCGGGGATGACCCGCGTCGTCGAGCCGATCGCACGCGCACTGCTCCGCGCAGGCGTCACCCCCAATGCCGTCACCGTTACGGGCACCGTCGGTGTGCTCGTCGGCGCGCTCGGCTTCGGTGCCCGCGGCCACCTGGTCGCGGGCGCGTTAATCGTCACCTTCTTCGCGCTCACCGACCTGCTCGACGGGACGATGGCCCGGATGAGTGGCGGCTCCACCCGGTTCGGCGCGTTCCTCGACTCAAGCATGGACAGGGTCGCCGACAGCGCCGTCTTCGGCGCGGTCGCGTACTGGCTGGCCACCCAGAACGACCATTCCGGGGTGGCCGCCGCGCTGCTCTGCCTGGCCGCCGGCGGGTTGGTCTCCTATGTCAAGGCCCGCGCCGAAGGGCTGGGCATGACCTGCAACGTGGGCATCGCCGAGCGAACCGAGCGGCTGCTGATCGTCGGGGTCGGCGGGATCCTCACCGGCGTCGGCGTCGACCCGGCGCTGGAAATCGCGCTCTGGCTGCTCGCCGCCGTGTCGATCTTCACGGTGGGGCAGCGGATGGCACACGTCTACCGCCAGGCCCAGCAGCTCCAGCCGGACGGCCAGGCGTGA
- a CDS encoding phosphatidylinositol mannoside acyltransferase, which translates to MNLTELGYVAGWRVIRALPRPLVAAAFQAGADRAHRRAGGGTARLRANLRRVVGPDLPEVELDELVKRGLRSYARYWMEAFRLPSMSRAQILANFRLDGAELLAADVAAGRGAVVALPHGGNWDAAGAWVAATGWPITTVMERLKPEGVYERFVAFRKGLGMEILPTHGGPRPAFDVLLDRVRAGAVVPLLADRDLSARGVEVDFFGGKTRMPAGPALLALHTGAPLYVASMWYEPDRACASLAGPLPVPGPEEGPLDERVRSLTQLIADRLAAGIARHPEDWHMLQRMWLDQRGTEGGTVLPSPAAGQA; encoded by the coding sequence GTGAACCTCACCGAGCTGGGCTACGTCGCGGGCTGGCGGGTAATCCGTGCGCTGCCCCGGCCGCTGGTGGCCGCGGCGTTCCAGGCGGGCGCGGACCGCGCCCACCGCCGCGCCGGTGGGGGTACGGCTCGACTGCGCGCGAACCTGCGCCGGGTGGTCGGCCCGGATCTGCCCGAGGTCGAGCTGGACGAGTTGGTGAAGCGCGGGCTGCGCTCGTACGCCCGGTACTGGATGGAGGCGTTCCGGCTGCCCTCGATGAGCCGGGCGCAGATCCTGGCCAATTTCCGGCTCGACGGCGCCGAGCTGCTCGCCGCCGACGTGGCTGCCGGCCGGGGCGCGGTGGTGGCGCTGCCACACGGCGGCAACTGGGATGCCGCGGGCGCCTGGGTGGCGGCCACCGGTTGGCCGATCACCACGGTCATGGAGCGGCTCAAGCCGGAGGGCGTGTACGAGCGTTTCGTAGCCTTCCGGAAGGGTCTGGGGATGGAGATCCTGCCGACCCACGGCGGGCCGCGTCCAGCGTTCGACGTGCTGCTGGACCGGGTACGCGCTGGCGCGGTGGTGCCACTGCTGGCCGACCGGGACCTCTCCGCCCGTGGGGTGGAGGTGGACTTCTTCGGCGGGAAGACCAGGATGCCGGCCGGGCCGGCGTTGCTCGCGCTGCACACCGGCGCCCCGCTCTACGTGGCATCGATGTGGTACGAACCGGACAGGGCGTGCGCATCTCTCGCCGGCCCGCTGCCGGTACCCGGGCCGGAGGAGGGGCCGCTGGACGAGCGGGTCCGGTCGCTGACCCAGCTGATCGCCGACCGTCTGGCGGCGGGTATCGCCCGGCATCCGGAAGACTGGCACATGTTGCAGCGGATGTGGCTGGACCAGCGGGGGACGGAAGGCGGCACCGTGCTGCCCTCGCCGGCCGCCGGTCAGGCCTGA